In Desulfomonile tiedjei DSM 6799, a genomic segment contains:
- the speE gene encoding polyamine aminopropyltransferase has protein sequence MSLNEKNWFTEAYNDATAFSVRYSRKLFDKTSEFQRVEIFETDIMGRVLILNGCFMVTEKDTFIYHEMLVHPAMSLIGNARKVVIIGGGDAGAVTEIVKYPSVESVILCEIDPLVVSSCKEYFPALSAGLNDPRVEVLNEDGAAFISRFNEEFDLVLVDSTDPVGPGVTLYEIPFYENIKRSLKKTGAAVLQTESPLFMADVFSESVKKLRNVFGEDKANPYLTVIPSYPGGMWSFTFCSESIDILTSLPRDTGVSTKDLRYYNADVHRAALALPNFVRQLL, from the coding sequence ATGTCCCTAAATGAAAAGAATTGGTTTACCGAAGCTTACAATGACGCGACAGCATTCTCGGTCCGTTACTCCCGAAAGCTGTTCGACAAGACGAGTGAATTCCAACGGGTCGAGATTTTCGAGACCGACATTATGGGCAGAGTGCTCATTCTGAACGGCTGCTTTATGGTCACGGAAAAGGACACGTTCATCTATCATGAAATGCTGGTTCATCCCGCGATGTCCTTGATCGGCAATGCTCGAAAAGTCGTGATCATCGGTGGAGGGGACGCGGGAGCAGTAACCGAAATAGTGAAATATCCTTCCGTAGAATCAGTCATTCTGTGTGAAATAGATCCTCTGGTGGTGTCCTCGTGCAAAGAGTATTTCCCCGCGTTATCAGCAGGATTGAACGATCCGCGTGTGGAAGTGCTCAATGAGGATGGTGCGGCATTCATAAGCCGCTTCAACGAGGAATTTGACCTCGTGTTGGTGGACTCCACCGATCCGGTCGGCCCCGGGGTTACCCTGTATGAGATTCCCTTCTACGAGAACATAAAGAGAAGCCTGAAAAAAACGGGTGCAGCGGTGCTCCAGACCGAAAGCCCCCTTTTCATGGCTGACGTATTTTCCGAGTCCGTGAAGAAATTGCGGAACGTTTTCGGAGAGGACAAGGCTAATCCGTATCTTACTGTGATTCCTTCATATCCGGGAGGAATGTGGTCCTTCACATTCTGTTCGGAATCCATAGACATCTTGACGAGCCTGCCTCGTGACACGGGAGTTTCGACAAAAGATCTACGATACTATAACGCGGACGTTCATCGCGCGGCTCTGGCACTGCCGAATTTTGTACGCCAGCTTCTCTAG
- a CDS encoding pyruvoyl-dependent arginine decarboxylase, giving the protein MFGPLPRHFFLTSGAGDATTGLNAFDAALLDAKVGNTNLIKLSSILPPAAEEIEPYLLLQGSMVPLAYGELVAYEPGAVISASVAVGIPEDPTSAGLIMECSRFGDATICEEACREMVREGMEVIRGLKIREIKSISATHTVKRVGAVFAAVVLCP; this is encoded by the coding sequence ATGTTCGGCCCGCTTCCCAGACATTTCTTTCTAACATCCGGCGCAGGAGATGCGACCACTGGACTCAATGCATTTGATGCCGCTCTGCTCGACGCCAAAGTCGGCAATACGAATCTGATCAAGTTGAGCAGCATTCTTCCACCTGCAGCGGAAGAAATCGAACCCTACCTGTTGCTGCAAGGATCGATGGTCCCCCTCGCATATGGCGAGCTGGTAGCATACGAACCCGGAGCGGTAATATCCGCGTCTGTTGCTGTAGGCATACCGGAGGACCCGACCAGTGCAGGATTGATCATGGAATGCTCCCGATTCGGTGATGCTACGATTTGTGAAGAGGCCTGCAGGGAAATGGTCCGTGAAGGAATGGAAGTAATCCGCGGTCTCAAAATTCGAGAGATCAAAAGCATATCGGCCACTCACACAGTCAAGCGCGTGGGTGCTGTCTTCGCGGCGGTGGTGCTATGTCCCTAA
- a CDS encoding pyridoxal phosphate-dependent aminotransferase, with product MNPNNRPISERSATIPPFLVMDVLERAMEMDGNIIHLEVGEPDFDTPPNIIEAGIAALRAGKTHYTSSVGIPQLRQAVAHHYGRTYNVEVDPADVIVTSGSSPAIFLALAALLDPGSEIILPDPHYACYPNFIRFLGGVPVFVPAAPEEGFQMKPEDVARAITNKTRAILINSPSNPCGTLMNPDRMKKLADLNVPILSDEIYHGLVYEDTEHSILEFTRNAFVVNGFSKLYAMTGWRLGYLIALPEYLRPIQKMSQNLFISAADFVQWAGVEALNNTSEEIGKMKEIFNQRRLAMISRLKSMGFDIKVDPTAAFYVLADARRFAADSYTFAFEILEDAGVGVAPGIDFGENAEGFIRFSYTNSLENIRTGLDRIELYLKQRFGPTTRERVPAAGQP from the coding sequence ATGAATCCGAATAACCGCCCGATTTCCGAAAGATCCGCAACCATACCGCCATTCCTTGTCATGGATGTTTTAGAACGGGCTATGGAGATGGATGGAAATATCATACATCTGGAAGTGGGAGAGCCCGATTTCGATACCCCGCCCAATATCATTGAAGCCGGAATTGCCGCACTGCGCGCCGGAAAAACACATTACACATCCAGCGTTGGAATTCCGCAGCTTCGTCAGGCAGTGGCTCATCATTACGGACGCACGTACAACGTTGAGGTCGACCCGGCAGATGTGATCGTAACGTCCGGGTCGTCGCCTGCGATATTTCTCGCACTTGCAGCGCTGCTCGATCCGGGATCCGAAATCATCCTTCCAGACCCTCACTATGCTTGTTATCCGAATTTCATCCGCTTTCTCGGAGGAGTCCCCGTCTTTGTTCCCGCTGCGCCGGAAGAGGGATTTCAGATGAAGCCGGAGGATGTTGCACGGGCAATCACGAACAAGACTCGGGCGATTCTCATCAATTCGCCCTCCAACCCGTGCGGAACTTTGATGAATCCCGACAGAATGAAGAAGCTCGCGGACCTGAACGTTCCGATACTCTCGGATGAGATTTATCACGGCCTCGTGTACGAGGACACGGAGCATTCCATACTGGAATTTACGAGGAACGCCTTTGTTGTCAACGGGTTCTCCAAATTGTACGCGATGACGGGCTGGCGTCTCGGGTACCTGATCGCCTTACCGGAGTACTTGCGGCCCATACAAAAGATGAGCCAAAACCTCTTCATAAGTGCTGCGGACTTTGTGCAATGGGCCGGAGTGGAAGCTCTGAACAATACTTCCGAGGAAATCGGAAAGATGAAAGAAATCTTCAATCAGCGAAGACTGGCCATGATTTCGCGCCTGAAAAGCATGGGATTCGACATAAAAGTGGACCCTACTGCGGCTTTTTACGTACTCGCAGATGCACGACGTTTTGCGGCAGACTCCTACACCTTCGCCTTTGAAATACTCGAGGATGCAGGAGTGGGAGTAGCTCCGGGAATAGACTTCGGCGAAAATGCAGAAGGATTCATCCGCTTCTCCTATACAAACTCATTGGAAAACATCCGGACAGGGCTGGACAGAATCGAGCTGTACCTGAAACAACGCTTCGGCCCCACAACACGGGAAAGAGTTCCCGCCGCAGGTCAACCGTGA